The window ACCTGCCCGGACGTATGAGGCGGATTTGAGtggtccggttgtagatgctctaaagtcctcaatgcataggtgcttagtttgtTGTTGCTAAGCTTCTTTCCTTTAATTGTTTAATAACTAAACTATTTCATGCATAGGGCAAACTTCTTTCATTTACGTGTCTTGCATAGGTCCGCGCGCTTGGTATTcgttcttcctggggtcaccaaactcaTCTCCCTCCTCTTGCATTATTAGATTTTTTTTGCCTATGTGGCATGCTCAGCACCGTACACAGTGAAGCACCGAAAGGGCCTAGGGAGCACTCACGTGAGGCACTGCTGTATCTAATGGGTGCGGCCGCTGACGTGTCAAGGCATCTTGTGCCAAGATTCGCGCAGGGCATCTGATGGTAACCAACACGTTCACTCCGAGCTCTAAAAACCCGACAGATATTTAGCCTTTTTAAAGAAAAAAAGAACACTAGCCTACCACCACAAGGGCATTAACTATAGTGGCACTACTTATCTACTGCCTCACCATTGCCACATAGAAAAATAGCAGGGAAACCACTGTCCCAAAATACAATGCCCAACGCAGCACTATcctcatgccgtccttttttacTTCTCATATTTCTCTCCCGTGTTTTACTCAAATCTCAGCCCAACACTTGGTTCATCCTCCCTATTTTCTCTTCTCATCTCTTGTCTTTCATTGACTCGTCGCTCGGGCTCCTCTGCAAGATCCCCCTTGAGTCTGCAAGCATCACGAACAACAATTAAGGACCGCCCAAACCTACGTGGAGCGTTGAGGCATCTGTCCACCGTGTAGTGTTGGCCATGCCCTAAGTAAGGAAGTCTCCTTGACAAGTTCGTCGCTTTCccgcaaaaaaacaaaaacaacaaAAACAAGTTCGTCCTTTACAGTTCATAAAAAACAAATCCGAGCTTTTCCCATATACGGTGGCTCCATCAGCcttgaaaaaataaataaaattggCCCAGTTATTATACGATCCAGACTTATTAGGCCGGCGCGGCTTTGCAGAGGTTGATCCGGTGGTTTGATTGCAGTAGTACCAAAAACTGCGCGGATGTCGTATAGTCAACAGTACCCGGCGAGAGACATGACGGAAAATGCTCAACAGTGCTTCCCGGAAGGTCGCTGTCCTGGTCCAGCGCGGCGCCTCCTCACCTCAAAATCCCAACCGTCCCTTAAAATTGACGTGACATTCAAATGCTCGCCAAATCTCGCGATTCCATTTTTGCAAGTTCCTGTAAGTGGTGCGGAGGACAGGGCTCGGGAGGGGTCGTTGGCAGGCCACGATCGATGGGATCGATCGAGAGAGCAGCGCCTCGGTGGAAGCCGTGGCCGGAGTAGAGACGAACTACGCGTCCGCTAGGAGATGGAGATGGGATCATGGGGCGGGTCGGGAGGACTTTTGTTTGGGCGGTCGGCCAGTGGCGCACGCACGGGCGGCCTCGGGGCGCGGAGGCATCCATCGCCCGAAACCCCGCGCACGGCGCCTCCTCCCCGCTCTTTTCTTGGATCCAACGGCGACGAGAGAAAAGAACGAAAGCGTTTTCACGGCGTTTCACGTAGAGTCGGCACGTCACAAAACCCCGAGGCTCGGACATTTTTCTTTCAGTTCACGGGCCGATATATACGGTGTAGCCTGACCTCGGACCAACACCATAGAGTGGAAAAAATTCCAGTGACCATTTATTACCAAGTTGCAAGACTATTGGGTTTCAAgtgtcaaaaaataaaaataaataaagtagGAAGAGGGGTATGTATGTGGAGTATGATCCATGCAGATGCAGATGCGGTCCGTGGGCAGCTGCAGTGGCGCAAAAGAGGAGAGGAGGGACATGTCCCAATCGGTGTTCCGTGGGTTGGTTGCCCTGGCTCTGAATTCCCGGCGATCGGTTCGCCCCCGCGCCGGAAAGGGAGGACACAGGAGTTGAGACGAACAAGGCACAAGATTCGCCCATTTCCGGATCATGCAATCAGTCGCTGCCAACACCAACTTACGGCCGCGGCGCACAAATGCTTTCTTGTCCTCTCCTCTCTCCCAAACAACCGAATTTCGACAGCTTATTACTATCATGTGTCGTCGCCTCGCCTGCTTCCCTTCCCTCACAGAGTCACAGCAGATGAGACGAGGATAGATATACATACATGCATCGCGTCGCACGCGTGACAAaactgttttttgttttcttttcacCCGGGTCCCACCCACCCCAACCAACAAAACGCTGCGAGAGCGGCGAGACCAAATAAATGGGTTGAGATCTGAGATAATCTAGCTGTTTGTTGAATTTTAAAAACATTTCCCCCTCTTTTCAGATTCAGAAACACTAAAAACAAGACGAAAACCTTCGGCCCTTGTCGCCACTCCCTACTTCCTAGTCCGGGCCATCAAGGCCGCGGCCCACCGACAGCACAAAAGACAGCACATGGCCCCACATCCTTTATCACCGACACGCCGGCCCCACGAGCCCCGACCCCACCAGTCATCTACGGTTGGTGGAAGCCGCTGTTGGCTGTGCGAGCCAGCGCAGGCGATCCGGTGGGCCCGCGGCTCCACTGGGGCGCCCGGCCACTGCAGCAGCCAAGCCAAGCCAAGCGAGCGCCTCTCCCCTATCTCTATCTATCTAATGGCCGGGAAGACATCCAAAGAACTCGCCATAATTCCAAACCACTGTGCCGCTGTAGCGCAGCACTCCCTCCTCGTCCTCCCTCAAGAACACGGAAAAAGATCGGGGCTTTTGGGTTCCGGACACCAAGGATTGGATATTTATTCTGTTTTGCGTTGCTTTGCTTTGACCGGCGCGGCGGTTCTTGAACTTGGGATGGAGTTGCAGGGGCCGGGCGAGGGGAGGGGAGGCGCCGTCGCCTGATGTAGATTTCCCTTTTCCCTTTGCCTGCTTTGTTTATTCTGGCTCTGGGCGTTCACATCTCTCGCAGAGCTTTCGTGATCTGCCAATTGGAGGCCATGCGCGCGGGCCAAACAGGTGCTTGCCTTTCTTGCTTTTCATGATGTTGATTTGCTCTTTTGATGGCTGTGCTCGCCATGGATTGATTGCGTGTGGAGTTGGGTTTTCCTTCGGGGTTTGCGAATTTGACGGAGGGCAATTTGGTGGCAGGTTTGCTGTGCGGGAAGAAGTGATCGCATTTCGAGGCGGTGGTTTTCGGTGGAGATGAAGGAGGTGGGCGAGGAGAGGTGCCTGGACCCGCAGCTGTGGCACGCCTGCGCGGGCGGCATGGTGCAGATGCCGCCGGCGCGCTCGCGCGTCTACTACTTCCCCCAGGGGCACGCCGAGCACGCcaacggcggcggcggaagcGCGGCCgccgagctcgcggcggcggtcgggcCGCGTCCGCTGCCCGCGCTCGTGCTCTGCTGCGTGGCAGGGGTGCGCTTCCTGGCTGATCCGGAGACGGACGAGGTGTTCGCCAAGATCCGGCTGGTGCCCGTCGGCCCCGGCGAGGCGGGGTTCCGGGAGCCGGAGGGGCTCGGGGGCGACCCGGCGGAGGCGCGCGACAAGCTGGCCTCCTTCGCCAAGACGCTGACGCAGTCCGACGCCAACAACGGCGGCGGCTTCTCGGTGCCGCGCTACTGCGCGGAGACCATCTTCCCCAAGCTTGACTACAGGGCTGACCCGCCGGTGCAGACGGTGCTCGCCAAGGACGTGCACGGGGAGGTGTGGAAGTTCCGCCACATCTACCGGGGCACGCCGCGCCGGCATTTGCTCACCACGGGCTGGAGCACCTTCGTGAACCAGAAGAAGCTCGTCGCGGGGGACTCCATCGTCTTCCTGCGCACCGAGCACGGGGAGCTCTGCGTCGGGATACGCCGGGCCAAGCGGGTCACCTGCGGGGGCATGGAGTGCATATCCGGCTGGAACGCGCCAGGGTATGGGGGGTTCTCGGCCTTCCTCAAGGACGAGGAGAACAAGATGATGAACGGTGGCCCCGCCGGTTACGTCAAAGGCAGGGGGAAGGTGAAGATCGCCGATGTCGCGGAGGCGGCCACCCTTGCGGCCAACAGCCAGCCATTTGAGGTGGTGTACTACCCGAGAGCTAGCACGCCGGAGTTTGTTGTCAAGGCCGCCGCTATGCAGGCTGCCATGAGGATCCACTGGTGCCCTGGCATGAGGTTCAAGATGGCCTTTGAGACCGAGGATTCCTCAAGAATTAGCTGGTTTATGGGGACGATTTCTTCGGTTCAGGTTGCCGATCCACTCAGATGGCCGAATTCACCATGGAGACTTCTTCAGGTTTGTTCGATCTGATGATATCCATAGTTGCACTCCATCCTTTCTTCTCAATAAAGATGCATAGTTACATGACATGCAACTGCAAGATACGAATGCAGCGCACCATTTACACAACACTTCTCATTCAGATGCCTTGAATGGTAGTAGTAGCATGCAAAACATGACCAGCTTTCCGCGCAGTGTTGCCAAATTAATTGGTAATAATGATTCCCGAACCCCCTGATATCAACAAATCATCCTATTAATTAGTTCAACAACTGGCGTAGATTTACTGGAGTAAAATGTCACATCCTCCTTCGATTCCTTCTGACTTTGTATGAATTAGTGGAACAATCAATAAAGCTGTTGTACATAATTTACAATTGCATAGTACTAGTAGTTATGGAAGAAAAGGCTTGTTGTCCTTTAGTAGCTTTGCTGGTTTCCAAATTTGGATTATCAGTTTGCATGTTTTTCTAAGTAGCTCTCTTCTTTGTCAGTAGGCAGCTCCTAAACTTATGTATTCCTTTTAGTTCCCCTAAAAAAAATGTACTCCTTTTAGTATAATATCCAAATTTCTTGAATAGTACGCCACCACCGGTTGCTCGGATGTCACAGCTTGATGTTTGGTCTTTAGCACCCAACGTGAAGCATTCAAAGGGCATGGGAATGCTTGGCAAACTTTTAACTAGAAGCAGAATCGTTTAGCATGGTTAGATGTGACTTGTTTAGATGCGAAGCTATTTGTCTAATTACATTAACCTGAGATAGGGAAAAATAGTACACAAATCTAATGAAATGCCGTACACAGTAGAAGGGTTAAAGTTTTATGTGCAAGAATCTACAAGCTACATCATCTGTCAGATTTGTTCAGTTTCTTTCATGGAAATTGTCCCTGTACAAATAGTAAGAGTGCAACAGAGAATTGAGATCGGAGTCTTCATTGCCAACAGCTTCATTCCTAGGCATTCGTTAGTTTCAAAGCCCATCTATCAGGGCTCCATgctagttctttcaaagtctttTACAACCAAATTCTTACTGGCACCTCATAAACAAATGCAATAAAGTTTGGTGTAGAATACTGCATGTTCCTGTAATAAATACCTGATGTTGGTACTACAACTATTAAACTTCAAATATGGGTAGTAAATTAATATGATGTTCATGTAGTATGACAATGATCCATGTATAAACTGTTTGTGCCGAAGGTATTTGATCCTCCCTCTACTTGAAAGTCCTACCGTACATTTGTCTTATCTGATCAGTCCCGTACTCCAAACATAAGGTTTCTGTCTGTACCTTGGGTAACAGATGCTGAACCACTGAAATTGGTACATTTGGCAGTTCAACATAACATGCTAGCTCTATGTATCTATTGTTTTCAGCTCTCTCGGCCGTTTATGCATATTGCTACTTCATGGAATCTTATCTCAACCTTTATGTTATCCACCTACGTAGGATAGTGAAGGGTGTCTTACTAGTAATAGTGAGATATTAGAGGTTTATGTTTTCATCATTATCATCAGTTATATATCAGATTTAATACGAAAATGAGCCATCAATTTTAGTTGGTGTTGTGATACTCTTTGCATTTTAGTTCTACAAGCACCAGGGTACTTTTTGTTTAGTCGATTACAGTAAGTCTCTTTATTAACATGTTTCATGGTTGCAAAATCCTTGCAGGTCACATGGGATGAGCCAGACTTGTTACAGAATGTGAAATGCGTGAGCCCATGGCTTGTGGAACTTGTATCGAGCATTCCACCAATCCATTTGGGACCATTTTCTCCACCACGAAAGAAGTTACGGGTTCCCCAACATCCTGATTTTCCATTGGATGGTCATCTGTTTAATCCAATTTTCCATGGGAACCCACTTGGTCCTAGCAACAGCCCCCTATGCTGTTACTCGGACAACAACTCTCCTGCAGGCATACAGGGAGCCAGGCATGCTCAATTTGGTTTACCATTAACAGACCATCAGCTTAATAAGCTGCACCTTGGTTTGTTCCATGGCGGCGGTTTTAACCGGCTGGACGCTCTAACCCCGTCTTCCCGGATACCTAAGGGCTTTGTGCTCAGCAGCGCACCAGCCCACGACAGCGTCTCTTGCTTGTTGACAATCGGTACACCACAGAGCACAGAAAAATCTGTTGACAGAAAGACCCCACATATAATGTTGTTTGGAAAGGCCATTCTTACCGAGCAGCAGATGACTTCAAGTGGTTCAAGGGAGACACTCTCCTCCGGGGCTACTGGAAATAGTTCACCTATCAGTACTGGGCTGAAGGCAGGAAATGCGTCTGATGGTTCTGGTTCATCAATCTGCATTGGATTCTCATCCCAGGGTCATGAGGCTTCTGACCTTGGATTGGAAGCTGGGCACTGCAAGGTATTTATGGAATCGGAGGATGTTGGTCGCACCATCGACTTGTCTGTCTTTGGGTCATACGACGAGTTGTATGGCCGTCTGGCTGACATGTTTGGGATCGAGAAGGAAGAAATCATAAGCCATCTTCGTTACCGTGACACAGCTGGTGCCGTCATGCACACTGGGGGATTACCATTCAGGTGAGAAGTTCCTTATAATATGCACAGTATTCTTTAACTCAGTGCGCGATAgtatcttcttcttcatcctccaATATTGCAGTAATGTTGTGGTGATATATATCTAATTCATTCTGTTCATGCAACAGCGACTTCATGAAAGTGGCACGGAGGCTGACGATAATAAGTGGCGAAAAGGGAGGGCTGGCGAAACCTCTCATCGAATGCATGGTTCAGCGGGTGTGATATCTTGGCGAAACCTCTCATCGAATGCATGGTTCAGCGGGTGTGATATCTTGATGAGCTCCAGCATGAGTTTCATTGAGAAATATTAAACCTAGAGTGAAGGACTACTCTCTATATGCATGCGTTTTATTAGCGTTTGTTAACCCGTGCTGTCAAGCGGAACTGCGTCGTCGTTAGTACTACAATACAATCTTGTGGATTGCTTTTTAATATGTACTCACTGTATTTGTCTGTTAGCTGTTTGTTCAGCGCTGTTGATCGCCCAAGTTAAGGGCTGGTCATCCTGGCGGCTGAGTTGGAAGTGCTTATCAACGAACTCTTGGACGGATTTGCTTTGCTTGGAATAAAGTTTCAGTTGGGTCTTTGGAAATTAATTAAAGCTGGTGCTGCCTGGGTAGATGAAATGTTTGAGGGTTTGATGAGAATTTCTTGGTGTTTTTTCTTACCTTGGGACGTGTTGTGTCTTTTCTGGACTGTTGTGTTCTTTTCCTGGAAGGCGAAAAGGTCTTCCCggcttgatgaacaacttgcgaTGGTGGTGGTACGAGAGGGGACGCTATAGGCGTGACCCATCTGGCCATCCTTCGCCGCACGGGGTTGTCATGCGCGTTCCGACGTCGCGATCTTTCCGTGAGAGAGACGCGACCCtactttttgttttgttttgtttgcGGCGGGTAGTTGGCCGAGCCGAACCTCGGTCGGAGCCGTGACGCGAGAAAAaccggcgcgaggaggaagagaaATGGGCCACCCTCGACTCGACTAGGCTGGACACGCCTACCGGATGCTTAATTGGATTGGAGGCTTCTGGGTCTGGCAGGCTGCAAGGTCGTCGTAGTGTGGTGTTGTTGCTACGCCGTCCTGTGGTAGCCTGTCACGCTACGCTAGGGACGGTACCGGTTATGACCGATATCGTCCTAGGTTGAGCTGTTTAACTGACACAATTGCTCTGTACCACCGTGTCCGTGATGATGACCATGAAGCCGGCCCCTGGCCCCATACTCGCATTCGAAAAAGTCGTAGAGCTTATCTACGATGTAAACAGCGTTTAGCCCATTTATTTATCGATCTAATCCTTCAAGCAGTTTTTCTTCCGGGAGAAACTAACtgagagcaactccaacgcgccgACCAAACGGATGCGCGCTCTGTCAGTTTTTTATCCGTTTGGGTCGTTCGCCTGCTCGGCGTCCGCCTTTTTCTGATTTAGGTCGGCACTCACCCAACGCGCTGACCCATATTTGCCCACGTGGCCGGCTTGCCGCCGTTTTTCAATAAATATACACATATTTTACATAGTTTCGCAAATAAACAAAAAAAAGCATAGTTCCACAACAAATAAATATACCATAGTTTACAACCCTAATAAAAATTAAATTGTCCCAAATACATTAAAAAAAAAGAtgcatctattggttgccaacatgagcCCACATATGCTCAATTAAATCATCTTGCAGCTGAATGTGAGTTTTCCAATCACGCATTTGATGATGAAATTGGGTGAACTGTGCAAACGTTGCCGCTCCTcctccatgctcaggcacaaTATTGTCACTCTGAAACTGAAACCCTTAATCGTAGATACGTTTCGGGCGCTCATCCTctacgatcatgttgtgcatgatcacacaagcagtcatcacctcccacaactTCTTGATGCTCCAAGCTCTACCAGGATACCGAGCAatgccccatcgagattgcagaacaccaaaggcacgctcgacatccttcctagcactctcttgcttttggacaaatcttttcctcttctctccgacagtgttggggattgtcttcacaataatGGTCCACTGGGGATAGGTACCGTCAGCAAGGTAGTATCCTTTGTTTTAGTTGTGGTCGTTGATGTTAACATTGACCGACCGGctgttgccttcggcaagcctTGCAAATATCGGCGAGCgttgaagcacgttgatatcattgtgcgatccggccatgccaaagaaagagtgccagaTCCAGAGATCTTGTGAGGCCACGGCCTCAAGTGTGATAGTGCAAGCCCTGACATGGCCCCTATACTGCCCTTGCCAAGAAGAAGGGTGGTTCTTCCGCTCCCAGTGCATGCAGTCTATGCCGCCAAGCATCCTTGGGAAGCCCCTGCTAGCATTGATCGCCAACAAGTGGGTTGTATGTTAAGCAgtcggctctctcaagtactcagggccaacACTGCAATCACAACCTTGCAGAACGTGTACATGGACTCTAGGCACGTAGACTCGCTCATACAGACGTACTCATCAATGAGATCACCAggcactccgtatgcaagcatccagATAGCTACGGTGCATTTCTGATAAGATAAGAATCCAATCTTTCCAAGGGCATCCTCCTTGCACTCAAAATTGTTATCATATCCGACCACCCCTCTCGAATACGATTGAAAACATGCCTATCCATACGAAAACACCGCCGAAATTGCTGATGTTTGAACAGCGGGTCGGTTATGtcaaagtagtccttccaaaGAAGAAAATGGTTGCTCTCTTGATTGTGATTCAACACCGGAGTGTGCCCCGGGATCGAGCCCCAGAACAATAGCCGCTGCCTATTAAGGTGGTCATGGACAAACACAGCAGCTACCATCTCCTCATCATCGGATGAGGAATCGTCAGAGTCACAGAGAAATTATGGAAAAAGAACTCGTCGGCGGAGTCCATTTGTACCTTGGGGGCAAACTATCGAACAGCTTGCGGGTGTCGTCGAAGATGTTGGCCGGCGAGGAGACGCACGCCTCCCCTGGACCAGGTAGCTGGCCTGGCGGCGTCGGACGAGCGTAGCGGCGTCAGGCGAGCGCGGCGGCGTCGTACGAATGAGATGGCCGGGGCCGCGGGGGGGTGACTTCGTGCTTGCAACGATGTCGGGGTGGCGGGGGGAGCGTGGCGGGGGGGGGAGAAGCTACAGTGGCCAGACGAcgaggcggtggtggcggcgatgtCGGAGGTGGCGGCGTGGGTCTAGGCGCGGACTACTGGTAAGGATACCGAAActgggcggcgacggcgacggggtgGGGCGGGCGAGGGGTTGTTGTCGATAGGAGTGGAGGAGAATGGCCAACGTGCCACCGACTGGTGAGCCAGGGGAGGAGTAGGCGTGCATCGCtcgttgtaagtgcatctagtgccaccctagttggttttggagtattgacgacaaacttggttgagggactaatgtgtttgtgagaattgcaggataacacaggtagtagtcccttattgattttgtttacctaccagagatgacccctaaaaatgtgtgaagacattgaagacaatggtgattcgtgaagacattcacgatgaagattatgacatgtgaagacattcacttgaagactatggagtgcgaagacatagttgtttcgtagtttccttttcttctttgttgagtcatagaaaccatcgtactgttaagtggggtccaagtgaacaaagtcagagtgactgatgtgatgctcaaccaaaatcctatgtcttcgagcgaacataataagagcaaatcttatccagagctggatgagtcagctttgcttgtagcccaagtaaaaCTGCCGCGTGTGTTGGAAATCCGAacgttggacacgtgtcggttccttactgacccagggtcatttcggacaaatcaggtcgggttgcctcctggctataaatagcccaccccctacaccataaattggtggctgctcagagttagtgcagggcttttgtcgtttgagagaaacccacctccgaagcatttgagagagagagagagatccttgcgaggacaaagcccaaaacacccagagccaaagagtgttaggcatcactgaagtctttctgtccgcgtgacctgaagacttgttacacttgaggactgtgaatcctccagccggttaggcgtcgcgttccgagcatccaagagtcattgtggatcgccggtgaatgAAGTCTGTGACGGTTTgaaagtctaccttgaagacttaccagagtgattaggcgaggactgggtgtccttagctcaaggggaataaggtgaagacgcggtcttctgagttaaatctcagcctccctaaccagacgtgaGTTGTCACaccaactggaactggtctaccaaatccttgtcttcactaagcaactggttctatcctccaCTTCCCCTTACTTTATAGTTTGTCtttgtgaagtcattgcctgcttgtctgatctgattgacttcactgagtgaagactatttactgtttggcttcatactgtcttccatcctgatccatactacctagctgctaatagtcttcgtgctttcactacattgcttgcttgactatggcttgtctagtgtagtctaccttccgctgcatatcaataggttcatttctactgtttttcttcaaagacctcgtgttttgaagactttcataaaaatcgcctattcaccccctctagtcgataactagcactttcaattggtatcagagcaaggtgctctcttgttctatgtgatttggtttaaccacctggagttttagctatgtagactgcagggataatcaaggtctccgctgcgtgcctagtcttcgatggcactgattgcccctactggaagaataagatgcgcatgaatcttgaagccattgatgtcgacctctggtatgtcgtcaagaatggcgttcccaaggtcggtgaaggtgtcaccgctgctgatgtcaagaggttcattcaactggattcgaCTGCCAAGAATATCATCTGTGGTCATTGaaggagtcctggactaaggggtcctcgggcgtctggcctgttagccatgggccggactgatgggctgtgaagatacgaagaccgaagactcttacccgtgtccggatgggactctccttggcgtggatggcaagcttgaagaccaaatatgaagattcctttctctgtaaccgaccttatgtaaccctagatccctccggcatctatataaaccggagggctaggtccgtagaggccaagatataatcatagtcatacaggctagacttctagggttttagccattacgatcccgtggtagatcaactcttgtaatactcatattcatcaagatcaatcaagcaggaagtagggtattacctccatagagagggcctgaacctgggtaaacattgtgtcccctgtctcttgttaccatcgaccttagacgcacagttcgggaccccctatctgagatccaccggtttcgacaccgacattggtgcttccattgagagttccgctgtgacgtcaaagacaggattgatggctcgccttgtcatcaaagacagtatcacctccggaggagccctggccccaggccaaaccctccgacttggcggctttaccatgaccgcctgtccggccgttaagccgacgatgacctctcgagtCATTGAAAATCGTCTTCGCGTTGACCCCGGATACTCCAAATGGATGGATCCGACGGAGTTGTcatctttaaacgaactcctagatcgccTCACCGCCTTGGGGGTCTGATACGTCTCaaccgtatctataatttttgattgttccatgctattatatattctgttttggatgtttaatgggattatttatacatttttatattatttttgggactaacctattaaccggaggcccagcccaaattg is drawn from Aegilops tauschii subsp. strangulata cultivar AL8/78 chromosome 1, Aet v6.0, whole genome shotgun sequence and contains these coding sequences:
- the LOC109758443 gene encoding auxin response factor 22, coding for MKEVGEERCLDPQLWHACAGGMVQMPPARSRVYYFPQGHAEHANGGGGSAAAELAAAVGPRPLPALVLCCVAGVRFLADPETDEVFAKIRLVPVGPGEAGFREPEGLGGDPAEARDKLASFAKTLTQSDANNGGGFSVPRYCAETIFPKLDYRADPPVQTVLAKDVHGEVWKFRHIYRGTPRRHLLTTGWSTFVNQKKLVAGDSIVFLRTEHGELCVGIRRAKRVTCGGMECISGWNAPGYGGFSAFLKDEENKMMNGGPAGYVKGRGKVKIADVAEAATLAANSQPFEVVYYPRASTPEFVVKAAAMQAAMRIHWCPGMRFKMAFETEDSSRISWFMGTISSVQVADPLRWPNSPWRLLQVTWDEPDLLQNVKCVSPWLVELVSSIPPIHLGPFSPPRKKLRVPQHPDFPLDGHLFNPIFHGNPLGPSNSPLCCYSDNNSPAGIQGARHAQFGLPLTDHQLNKLHLGLFHGGGFNRLDALTPSSRIPKGFVLSSAPAHDSVSCLLTIGTPQSTEKSVDRKTPHIMLFGKAILTEQQMTSSGSRETLSSGATGNSSPISTGLKAGNASDGSGSSICIGFSSQGHEASDLGLEAGHCKVFMESEDVGRTIDLSVFGSYDELYGRLADMFGIEKEEIISHLRYRDTAGAVMHTGGLPFSDFMKVARRLTIISGEKGGLAKPLIECMVQRV